A part of Odontesthes bonariensis isolate fOdoBon6 chromosome 23, fOdoBon6.hap1, whole genome shotgun sequence genomic DNA contains:
- the g6pc3 gene encoding glucose-6-phosphatase 3 — MNIVFKFIYPGDSVEMEAVHTQGIWVAELLQQQTNYLEKYWLVITHLGDPKAAFLLVFPFTYFVSKRAGVVVLWVAAISEWLNLVFKWMLFGERPFWWIGESGLFVNTQPKVHQFPSTCETGPGSPSGHAMVTAAVWWVVVSSLGTSLYARTHSVMISATPYLLYVGMLVAVGLSRIFILAHFPHQVIAGSITGFILGIVLSSRVPEGRPLLFFFSISIGLLLSPLMLYAGLQQLGIDLSWSVALAKKWCSHAEWIRLDTVPFSSLTRDCGALFGLGLAQYWKPNGWPLPWAQRALSLAISSMGLYHVNRLPLPVRPQVLFYGLFFVKFVLVPQIVMVLVPGLVHLFTHKKKKD, encoded by the exons ATGAATATTGTGTTTAAATTTATATACCCAGGAGACAGCGTAGAAATGGAGGCAGTACACACACAAGGCATTTGGGTGGCTGAACTTCTCCAGCAGCAGACGAATTATCTGGAAAAATATTGGCTTGTCATTACTCATCTGGGAGATCCTAAAGCAGCCTTTCTGCTCGTCTTTCCTTTCACGTATTTCGTGAGCAAACGTGCTGGAGTAGTGGTGCTTTGGGTCGCAGCTATATCGGAGTGGTTGAACCTGGTGTTTAAATG GATGCTGTTTGGTGAAAGGCCATTCTGGTGGATAGGTGAATCTGGTCTGTTTGTCAACACACAACCCAAAGTTCACCAGTTTCCATCCACCTGTGAAACGGGCCCAG GCAGTCCGTCGGGACATGCGATGGTGACAGCAGCAGTGTGGTGGGTCGTAGTGTCTTCACTGGGGACATCTCTGTATGCCCGTACCCACAG cGTGATGATATCAGCTACTCCATACCTGCTTTATGTGGGGATGCTGGTTGCAGTTGGACTCTCCAGGATCTTCATCCTTGCTCATTTTCCTCACCAGGTCATTGCTGGCAGCATCACAG GGTTCATTCTGGGGATTGTTCTGAGCAGTAGAGTGCCAGAAGGTCGCCCCCTACTGTTCTTCTTCAGCATCAGCATCGGCCTGCTTCTCAGTCCTCTGATGCTCTATGCTGGATTGCAGCAGCTTGGAATTGACCTCTCCTG gtCCGTTGCTTTGGCAAAGAAATGGTGCAGCCATGCAGAGTGGATCCGTTTGGATACAGTCCCATTCTCCTCTCTGACTCGAGACTGCGGGGCCCTGTTTGGTTTGGGGCTCGCCCAGTATTGGAAACCTAATGGATGGCCCCTGCCTTGGGCTCAAAGAGCCTTGTCTCTAGCCATATCATCCATGGGACTTTATCACGTGAATCGCCTGCCACTCCCAGTCCGACCACAAGTCCTCTTTTACGGTTTGTTCTTTGTCAAATTTGTCCTTGTGCCCCAGATCGTCATGGTGCTTGTGCCTGGGTTGGTGCACCTcttcacacacaaaaagaagaaagactAG
- the tanc2b gene encoding protein TANC2 isoform X8: protein MEMDPAAEKKDRRWKERRSPSQGFTGTAKATRFNLPPLRAAKCVYKASDCVLACFLPPRVSVRASLRALLLWFQQERQRRRQSKTGQRVRFAPYRPQDIALKPLLFEVPSITMDSVFTGREWLFQEIDAHLNSPNSSTNRGVVIVGNIGFGKTAIISRLVALSCHGTRMRQIASDSPQASPKHGEGLPLTQPQPTHGTLGGGSCPGTPEMRRRQEEAMRRLASQVVAYHYCQADNAYTCLVPEFVHNIAALLCRSPHLVAYREQLLREPHLQSILSLRSCVQDPLASFRRGVLEPLDALYKERRINSEEDLIILIDGLNEAEFHKPDYGDTIVSFLTKTINKFPPWLKLVVTVRTTLQEITNPLPFHRISLDSLEENDAIDQDLQGYILHRIHSSPEIQNNISLNGKMDNTTFGKLSTHLKALSQGSYLYLKLTFDLIEKGYLVLKSSSYKVVPVNLAEVYLLQCNMRFPTQSSFERALPLLNVAVASLHPLNDEQIFQAINAGSLQGTLDWEDFQQRVDNLSVFLVKRRDGTRMFVHPSFREWLIWREEGEKTKFLCDPRSGHTLLAFWFSRLENKLNRQQTIELGHHILKAHIFKGLSKKVGVSSSILQGLWVSYSTEGLSAALSSLRNLYTPNIKVSRLLMLGGANVNYRTEVLNNAPVLCVHSHLGYMDMVALLLEFGASVDAQSESGLTPLGYAAAGGHMGIVTALCRRRAKVDHLDKNGQCALVHAALRGHMEVVKFLIQSDWSMGSQQQQQSPQSQQQAAFTKSHAVQQALIAAASMGYTEIVSYLLDLPEKDEEEVERAQINNFDTLWGETALTAASGRGKLEVCRLLLEQGAAVAQPNRRGIVPLFSAVRQGHWQIVDLLLTHGADVNLADKQGRTPLMMAASEGHLGTVEFLLAQGASLSLMDKEGLTALSWACLKGHLPVVRCLVESGAATDHADKNGRTPLDLAAFYGDSEVVQFLVDHGAMIEHVDYSGMRPLDRAVGCRNTSVVVALLKKGAKIGPATWAMATSKPDIMIILLSKLIEEGDSFYKKGKVKEAAQRYQYALKKFPREGFSEDLKTFRELKVSLFLNLSRCRRKMNDFGMAEEFATKALELKPNSYEAYYARARAKRSSRQYPEALEDLNEAIKQCPNNREIQRLLQRVEEECHQLDQEEQQQQELELEPPPSPPPTPPPEEEESLSLSMPLPPPPEPRLEDMEPVQDLFEDEDYLEQELEAMSMGLPPPDSLSNPSSLPIIQSPPLSPTHPDQIYLAGGSPMGQPYEYHPTSSSMSSPTRGSYQPTSPSLSPTHHNSHYRHSPPHTSPVHQPSYRFSPPPMGTGGQGMDHQSPPPSPLRRAAQYRASPPIEGVCLYRSQSGSPVRYQTEQHPGRPKSPLSKMSSQRSFQLSSQPSLSSQHHQAQGLRLQPSIAQIVRTNQPSNMMGNSSFGGQIGQMGHSMGSRYQGGSVDVESRLVYQPSLDGRSMSQVQASLSSGALCQHGGRGGVMESNLLKDELPQRPSSAYRASSGGPGGVRYSQTPQISRSQSAAYYPVSEHVLERANAMPPCQLGSPEIPHMVRRPVSANTTEMKQHVPTPRPLIHSQSVGLRFSPSSNNISAGSTSNLAPNFRPSSSIQQMEIPLQATYERTCDDISPISPSQGGGGLYQGETTRSRNTPFMGIIDKTARTQQYLHQPSRSRAMTSMDSAISPTSPGQLVQQGSTYSPPASLGNIAYYNKTNNAQNGHLLEEDYYSQTQPPSLGKLANGSRGSGDILERVSQVPTYPDVKVARTLPVAQAYQDNMYRQLSRDSRTQGPTSPIKPKRPFVESNV, encoded by the exons ATGGAGATGGACCCGGCGGCTgagaaaaaagacagaagatGGAAGGAAAGACGTAGTCCCTCTCAAGGATTCACTGGTACTGCCAAAGCCACTCGTTTCAACCTTCCTCCTCTAAGGGCGGCCAAATGTGTTTACAAGGCAAGCGACTGCGTCCTAGCATGCTTTCTGCCTCCTCGTGTCAGCGTCAGGGCCTCCCTGAGAGCGCTGCTGCTGTGGTTTCAGCAGgagagacagagaaggagacagAGCAAGACAGGACAGAGAG TGCGTTTCGCGCCCTATCGGCCTCAAGATATCGCTCTCAAACCTCTGCTGTTCGAGGTGCCCAGCATCACCATGGACTCCGTCTTCACGGGACGCGAATGGCTCTTCCAAGAGATCGATGCCCACCTCAACAGCCCCAATTCAAGCACCAACCGCGGCGTTGTGATTGTAGGCAACATCGGCTTCGGCAAGACAGCGATCATCTCTCGCCTGGTGGCACTCAGCTGCCACGGCACCCGTATGAGGCAGATTGCTTCTGACAGCCCTCAAGCTTCACCCAAAC ACGGAGAGGGGCTTCCTCTCACCCAGCCCCAGCCTACGCACGGCACACTCGGAGGAGGCAGCTGTCCAGGAACCCCTGAAATGAGACGACGACAGGAAGAAGCCATGAGGAGGCTGGCGTCTCAG GTGGTGGCGTATCACTACTGCCAGGCAGATAACGCCTACACCTGCTTGGTGCCGGAGTTTGTGCACAACATTGCGGCCCTGTTGTGCCGCTCGCCGCATCTCGTCGCCTACAGGGAGCAGCTGCTGAGGGAGCCACACCTGCAGAGCATCCTAAGTCTGCGCTCCTGCGTCCAGGACCCCCTGGCGTCTTTCAGGAGGGGGGTCCTAGAGCCCCTGGATGCACTTTACAAAG AGAGAAGGATCAACTCTGAAGAAGATCTCATCATCCTCATCGACGGCCTCAATGAGGCAGAGTTCCACAAGCCGGACTACGGAGACACCATTGTGTCCTTCCTCACCAAAACCATCAACAAGTTCCCTCCCTGGCTCAAGCTGGTGGTCACAGTCAGAACCACATTACAG GAGATCACGAACCCGCTGCCGTTTCACCGAATCTCTCTGGACAGCCTGGAGGAGAACGACGCCATAGACCAGGACCTGCAGGGCTACATCCTGCACCGCATCCACAGCAGCCCGGAGATCCAGAACAACATCTCGCTCAATGGCAAGATGGACAACACCACCTTCGGGAAGCTCAGCACCCACCTTAAGGCCCTGAGTCAGGGATCCTATCTGTACCTCAAACTCACCTTTGACCTCATCGAGAAGGGCTACCTTGTGCTCAAAAGCTCAAGCTACAAG GTTGTTCCAGTAAACCTGGCTGAGGTGTACCTGCTGCAGTGCAACATGCGTTTCCCCACGCAGTCATCGTTTGAGCGGGCGCTGCCCCTGCTCAATGTGGCCGTGGCGTCGCTCCATCCGCTGAACGATGAGCAGATATTTCAGGCCATCAACGCGGGTTCACTGCAG GGCACACTGGACTGGGAGGACTTCCAGCAACGTGTAGACAACCTGTCAGTCTTCCTTGTGAAGAGGAGAGATGGCACCAGGATGTTTGTTCACCCCTCCTTTAGAGAGTGGCTGATCTGGAgagaagagggagaaaagaCAAAGTTCCTCTGCGATCCGAG GAGCGGGCACACCCTACTGGCCTTCTGGTTCTCTCGGCTGGAGAACAAGCTGAACAGGCAGCAGACTATTGAGCTGGGCCATCACATCCTCAAAGCACATATCTTCAAG GGTCTCAGCAAGAAAGTTGGAGTTTCCTCATCTATCTTGCAAGGCCTGTGGGTTTCATACAGCACAGAAGGTCTTTCAGCTGCACTTTCCTCACTACGAAATCTCTACACTCCCAACATCAAG GTGAGCCGGTTGCTGATGCTGGGCGGTGCCAATGTGAACTACCGTACAGAGGTGCTAAACAACGCCCCTGTCCTGTGTGTCCACTCCCACTTGGGCTACATGGACATGGTGgcactgctgctggagtttgGTGCCTCTGTGGATGCCCAGTCTGAAAGTGGCCTCACGCCGCTGGGCTACGCCGCAGCCGGGGGACACATGGGCATCGTGACTGCACTTTGTCGCAGGAGGGCAAAG GTGGACCACCTGGATAAGAATGGCCAGTGTGCCCTGGTTCATGCGGCCCTGAGGGGCCACATGGAAGTGGTGAAGTTCCTCATTCAGTCTGACTGGAGCATGGGgtcacaacagcaacaacaatccCCACAGAGCCAACAACAGGCAGCCTTCACCAAGAGCCATGCAGTCCAGCAGGCTCTCATTGCTGCCGCCAGTATGGGATACACGGAG ATTGTATCTTACCTGCTGGATCTGCCAGAGAAAGATGAAGAGGAGGTGGAACGGGCTCAGATCAATAACTTTGACACCCTCTGGGGAGAGACAG CTCTGACTGCAGCCTCCGGTCGGGGGAAGCTGGAAGTTTGTCGCCTGTTGCTGGAGCAGGGTGCGGCCGTGGCTCAGCCCAACAGACGAGGCATTGTCCCGCTTTTCAGCGCCGTCAGACAGGGACACTGGCAG ATTGTAGACCTCCTGCTAACACATGGAGCAGATGTCAACCTGGCTGATAAACAGGGCCGAACGCCTCTGATGATGGCTGCCTCAGAGGGACACTTGGGAACGGTTGAGTTTTTACTAGCGCAAG gagcctctctgtctctgatggATAAAGAGGGTCTGACTGCTCTGAGCTGGGCCTGTCTGAAAGGACATTTACCCGTCGTCCGATGCCTGGTGGAGAGCGGAGCTGCCACTGACCACGCGGACAAGAACGGACGCACGCCGCTCGACCTGGCAGCTTTCTACGGGGACTCTGAAGTG GTCCAGTTTTTAGTTGACCACGGGGCCATGATAGAGCACGTTGACTACAGCGGGATGCGTCCTCTCGACAGGGCAGTGGGCTGCAGAAACACATCAGTGGTGGTCGCCCTGCTCAAGAAAGGAGCCAAGATAG GTCCAGCCACGTGGGCCATGGCCACCTCCAAACCCGACATCATGATCATCTTGCTCAGTAAGCTCATCGAGGAGGGGGACAGCTTTTACAAG AAGGGGAAGGTGAAAGAGGCTGCCCAGCGTTACCAGTATGCTCTCAAAAAATTTCCACGCGAAGGCTTCAGCGAGGACCTCAAGACATTCAGGGAACTCAAAGTATCACTGTTCCTCAACCTGTCCCGATGTCGGAGGAAAATGAAC GACTTTGGGATGGCTGAGGAATTTGCTACTAAGGCACTCGAGCTGAAACCAAATTCGTATGAGGCGTATTATGCCAGGGCGCGCGCTAAACGTAGCAGCAG acaatatcCTGAAGCCTTAGAGGACCTGAATGAAGCCATAAAGCAGTGCCCCAATAACAGAGAAATTCAGCGGCTGCTTCAGAGGGTGGAGGAGGAATGTCATCAGCTCGATCAGGAGGAGCAACAGCagcaggagctggagctggagcctCCCCCATCCCCTCCACCTACGCCTCCCCCAGAAGAGGAGGAATCCCTATCCTTGTCCATGCCTCTTCCCCCTCCCCCAGAGCCCCGCCTGGAGGACATGGAGCCTGTCCAGGACCTGTTTGAGGACGAGGACTACCTGGAGCAGGAGTTGGAGGCCATGTCAATGGGTCTTCCCCCACCTGACTCTCTCAGCAATCCTTCCAGTCTTCCCATCATTCAGAGCCCACCATTGTCCCCCACACATCCAGATCAGATTTACTTAGCTGGGGGTTCGCCCATGGGCCAGCCCTATGAATACcaccccacctcctcctccatgtCATCCCCAACTCGAGGGTCGTACCAGCCCacatctccctctctctccccgACACACCATAACTCCCACTACCGACACAGTCCACCTCACACCTCCCCAGTGCACCAGCCATCCTACCGTTTCAGCCCACCTCCTATGGGCACCGGGGGTCAGGGGATGGACCACCAGAGCCCGCCGCCTTCCCCTTTACGTCGGGCTGCTCAATATAGAGCCAGCCCACCGATAGAGGGTGTTTGTCTGTACAGATCCCAATCTGGGTCACCTGTGCGCTACCAGACAGAGCAGCACCCTGGCCGACCCAAATCTCCCCTCTCTAAGATGAGCAGCCAGCGCTCATTCCAGCTGAGCTCACAGCCTTCTTTATCTTCGCAGCACCACCAAGCCCAAGGCCTTCGCCTCCAGCCTTCTATAGCCCAAATAGTCCGCACAAACCAGCCCAGCAATATGATGGGCAACAGCAGCTTTGGAGGCCAGATAGGCCAGATGGGGCATTCTATGGGCAGTCGTTACCAAGGGGGTTCAGTGGACGTGGAGAGCCGCCTGGTATACCAGCCCTCCTTGGATGGACGGTCCATGTCCCAAGTTCAGGCCAGCCTCAGCTCTGGGGCCCTCTGTCAGCACGGTGGCCGAGGAGGGGTTATGGAGTCCAACCTGTTGAAGGATGAGCTACCCCAGCGCCCCTCCTCTGCCTACCGCGCCAGCAGCGGGGGCCCGGGGGGCGTACGTTACAGCCAGACACCTCAGATAAGCCGCAGCCAGTCAGCCGCCTACTACCCAGTTTCTGAACACGTACTGGAGCGTGCCAATGCCATGCCTCCCTGTCAGCTTGGCTCTCCTGAGATCCCACATATGGTGAGACGCCCCGTGAGTGCCAATACTACTGAGATGAAGCAGCATGTGCCCACCCCGAGGCCTCTCATCCATTCTCAGAGTGTCGGCCTGCGATTCTCCCCGTCTAGCAACAATATCTCAGCTGGATCCACTTCGAATTTAGCACCAAACTTCAGACCTTCTTCTTCCATTCAGCAGATGGAGATCCCCCTGCAAGCCACATATGAGCGCACCTGTGATGATATCTCCCCCATCTCTCCCTCACAGGGTGGCGGGGGGTTGTATCAGGGCGAGACCACCCGCTCTAGGAACACGCCCTTCATGGGCATCATAGACAAGACGGCACGGACTCAGCAGTACCTGCATCAGCCATCACGTTCCAGGGCCATGACATCCATGGATTCCGCTATTAGCCCAACCTCGcctggccagctggtccagcaaGGCTCCACCTACAGTCCCCCGGCCTCACTGGGCAATATCGCTTACTATAACAAGACCAACAACGCCCAAAATGGACACCTGTTGGAGGAGGACTACTACTCCCAGACCCAGCCCCCCTCACTGGGGAAGCTGGCCAATGGCTCCCGTGGCAGTGGCGATATCCTGGAGCGGGTCAGCCAGGTGCCCACCTATCCTGATGTGAAGGTGGCGCGAACTCTGCCCGTGGCACAAGCCTACCAGGACAACATGTACCGCCAGCTGTCACGTGACTCCCGAACCCAAGGCCCCACATCCCCCATCAAACCAAAGAGACCATTTGTGGAGTCGAATGTGTGA
- the lsm12b gene encoding protein LSM12 homolog A — translation MAAPGPGEYFSVGSHVSCLTCLGQHLQGEVVAFDYQSKMLTLKRASSSGKPNLNDVILINLAYVSDVEIINDRTETPPPLASLNVSKLANRARTEKEDKLSQAYAISAGVSVEGQQLFQTIHKTIKDCKWQEKNIIVMDDVVISPPYQVENCKGKEGSALSHVRKIVEKHFRDVESQKSMQRSQAQQTQKDSTLSS, via the exons ATGGCGGCTCCTGGACCGGGGGAGTATTTCAGCGTCGGGAGCCATGTCTCTTGCCTCACCTGTTTGGGCCAGCATCTGCAAGGAGAAGTGGTCGCCTTCGATTACCAGTCCAAGATGTTAACTTTGA AACGTGCTTCCTCCAGTGGTAAGCCAAACCTCAACGACGTCATCCTGATCAACTTAGCCTATGTTTCTGATGTGGAAATAATAAATGACCGCACTGAGACTCCACCTCCACTAGCATCACTGAATGTTAGCAAG CTTGCCAATCGAGCACGGACAGAAAAGGAGGACAAGCTGTCCCAAGCCTATGCAATCAGTGCTGGGGTTTCTGTGGAGGGCCAACAGCTATTCCAGACTATTCACAAAAC CATCAAAGACTGTAAATGGCAGGAGAAGAACATTATTGTGATGGACGATGTCGTAATCTCACCGCCTTACCAGGTTGAGAATTGCAAAGGCAAAGAGGGAAGCGCTTTAAGTCATGTACGCAAAATA GTTGAGAAACATTTTAGAGACGTGGAAAGTCAGAAGTCCATGCAACGTTCACAAGCACAGCAAACACAGAAGGACTCCACTTTATCTTCTTGA